The genomic segment TCGGCGCGTTCGACGCGGTGGGCCACTCGTTCGAAGCCGTGCAGGACCAGGCGATGTTCGAGATGGTCACGCTGTCGATGGTGCCGATGTGGGTCCCGTTGCCCAAGCAGCTGCGTTTCCGCGCGGCACGGCGGGAACTGCAACGCGTGGTCGACGCACTGGTCGCCCACCGCGACGCCACCGGCGGCGCCACCGGCGACGATGTCCTTTCGCGACTCATCGTGTCCACCAGGGAGGAAGCCGACCCCGCGGTCGGTGAGCAACGCATGCGCGACGAACTCGTCACGCTGCTGCTCGCCGGGCACGAGACCACGGCGAGCACCCTGAGCTGGTCGCTGCACCTGCTGGACCGGCACCCGGAAGTCGCGGAACGCCTGCGGGCCGAGGCGATCGAGGTACTCGGGGACCGGTTGCCGCAGCACGAGGACATCCGGAAACTGGTGTACACGAACCAGGTCATCTCCGAAGCGATGCGGTTGTACCCACCGGTGTGGATCCTGCCGCGTTTGGCTTTGGAAGACGACGAGATCGCCGGCTACCACGTCCCAGCGGGCGCGGATGTCGTGGTGTGCCCGTACACCATGCACCGCCACCCCGCTTTCTGGGACCGCCCCGACGAATTCGACCCGGACCGCTTCGCCCCGGACGCCACCGCGGGACGCCCGCGGTACGCCTACATCCCGTTCGGTGCGGGGCCGCGGTTCTGCGTCGGGAACAGCCTGGGTCTGATGGAGGCGGTGTTCGTGCTGGCGATGATCGCCAGGGAACTGACGCTCACCGGCGTCGCCGGGCACCAGGCGATCGCCGAACCCATGCTCTCCCTACGAGCCAAAGGCGGCCTGCCCATGACCGTACGAAAGGCCACCTGACCCCCCGGTTCGCGACACAAATGTGGCTTTGGGGGCCGATTACGCCCCCAAAGCCACATTCGTGTCCCTGCTGGGCGCCCCCCATGTCCCAACCGCCACATTCGCGCCACGCCACCCCCTCACCCCCTCACCCATGCCGTGAATGTGGCTTTCACGGCCAAAAACGCCGAGAAAGCCACATTCACGGCACCACCCCCCCACCAACCCGCCGCCCAGCCACAAAAAGCGACCACAAGAGCCACCATCACCAACCGCCACCGGGCAGCAAAACGGGACCATACAAGCCACCCACCCCTCCCCATCCCCGGTCCCCCAGCCAAAAACACGGCGAAGGTGTCCTTGTCAAGGCATCAGTCCAGCCTTGACAAGGACACCTTCGCCGTAGTCACACTAAAAAACCGGGGTGGCAACCCCAGCCAGCCCCAGCCCAGCCCCAACACCACGCAACACAGAAGACGAAACCACCCCCCGCATCCTGATCTCATTGACCCAAGGTCCGTAGCCGAAAATGAGGAGACGCCCGTGGACGCGGCCAATCCCGACGCGCGTGCAGTCAAGGTGATGACGCTCGAGGCGTATGCCGACACGATCGTTCCCGGCGAGAAGCGCCATCCCGACGACCACGCGATCGCCGGGGTGTCGGAGGGGCCGGGGTCGGTCGAGGCCGGGGCGCTCGAGCTGCTGGAGACCGAGGCCACCGGGATCACCGCGGGGCTCGACTTCCTGGTGCCGATGCTCAACGGGCACGCCAAGGCCTACGCCGAGGAACACCACCGGGAACTGGACCCGAGCCTCCCCGAGTTCGTCGCGTTGTCCTACGACGACCGGGTTCAGCTCATCCTGCGGCTGACCAAGAACGGTCACCCCGAGAAGGACGGCTGGGTCAGCCTCGCCCTGTTCTGCAACATGGCCTTCGACAGCGCCCCGCACCTGAGCACCGCGCAGGCCCTCGCCGACGGGCACCCCGGCCTGCTCGCGATGGGCATCTCCACCCCCGACGAGGACGGTCTCTGGCGCTTCCCGAACTACTCCTACGGCCGGAAGCTGGCCGAACTCCACCCGGACACCACGCCTTCAGGGAGCCCCGCATGACCAGCGACAAGACCGAGGTCCTCATCGTCGGCAGCGGATTCGGCGGTGCCATCGCGGCCTACCACCTCGCCGCCGGCGGGGCCAAGGTCACCGTGCTCGAGCGCGGCCCGTGGCTGGAGAGCAAGGACTTCGACCACGACTTCCTGCTCGGCTCGTCCTACACCAGGGCGTTCGACTTCGTCGTCGGCGACGGGATGAGCGTGCTCGGCGGCAACTGCGTCGGCGGCGGCAGCGTGGTGTACTTCGCGGCGATGCCCCGCGCGCCGAAGTTCGTCTTCGAGCGCCACGGCAGCATCGGCCGTCGCATGTGGCCTGCCGAGATCAGCCGCGACACCCTCGAACCGTGGTACGACCGGGTTTCCGAGTCGATCCCGGTGACGCAACAGGACTGGAACGACGTCACCTACTCCGGTGGGCTGTGGGCCGCGGCCTGCCACCACTCCGGCCGGACCGCGAACCCCACCCCGGTCGCCATCGACAACGCCAAGTGCACCAACTGCAACTGGATGATGGGCGGCTGCCGGTTCGACGCGAAGCGCTCGCTGCTGACCAACTACCTGCCCGCCGCGCTGGCGCACGGCGCCACGATCCGCCCGCTGCACGAGGTGCAGAAGATCGAGCGCACGCCCGACGGCGGCTACCGCGTGCACTACAACATCGTCGACGAGGTCGACTACCGCGTGCACAGCGAGAGCGGCGTGATCGAGGCGAAGATCGTCATCCTGGCCGCCGGCGCCGGGGCCACCCCGGTGATCCTGCAGCGCTCGGAGGAGTCGCTCGGCAAGATGCCGCACGGTGTCGGCCGCTACTTCTCCGGCAACGGCGAACGGCTGAACACCGCGATCCTCAACGAGGACAAGGTGCGCGAGGTGCTCGGACTGTCCCGTGAGGACGGTCTGGCGTACGAGGCGAACCAGATCGGCAAGGGCCCGACCGTGGCCTGCTGGGACCGGCTCGACGAGAACCTGCCCGAGTACTCCCGCTACTCGATGGAGCAGCTGTACTTCCCGCCCGGCCTCGGCACCATCCTCGCCCAGGTGCCCGGCGGCGACTCGCCGACCTGGTTCGGCAAGGAGAAGAAGGAGATCCTCAAGCGCTGGAAGTCGTGGCTGACGATCTTCCTGATGACCGAGGACGACAACGAGGGCGTCTTCGGCCCGCCGCCGCCCACCGGCAACGCCTTCCGCGTCTCGCAGCAGATGCTCGGCCGTGGCGCGCTGAAGTACGACCCGACGCCGAACACGCTCAGTGGCTGGGCCCAGGCCGACGCCGAGGTCAAGGAGATCATGGAGAAGGACGGCCTGGCGAAGATCGCGCCGTGGACGAACGACGTGGTCGGGGCGTACACCGTGCACCCGCTGGCGTCCTGCCGGATCGGTGACGACGCGGCCACCTCGGCCCTGCACCCGAACCACGAGCTGCGCGACCACCCCGGGATCTTCGTCACGGACGGTTCCGCGGTGCCGGGCGCGCTGACCGTCAACCCGGCGATGACCATCGCCGCGCTGGCCGAACGCGCTGTTCCCGGAATTGTCAAGGCCGCACAAAACCGCGGGATCGACGTAAAGTACGGCGCACCGTCCCCGGACGGCGCGATCAACGGGCGGCGGGGCGTCACCAAGTTGGCTTTGAGTCTGGCGGGAGACTGACGAATGGTGGAAACACAGCGGCGGGGTGGCTGGAAGGCGTTCAGCGAGAAGCTGAACACCGATTGGCACAAGGCGGCGTTGCTGCTCTACACCGTGGTGGTGCTGGCGCACTGGGCCGAGCACATCGCCCAGGCCATCCAGATCTACGCGCTGGACTGGACGGTTCCGGAAGCCAGGGGCGTGCTCGGCATGCCCTTTCCCTGGTTGGTCACCTCCGAATGGATGCACTACGGTTACGCCATTCTGATGATGGTGAGCTTCATCATCCTGCGCCACGGTTTCGTCGGCCGGGCGAAGACGTGGTGGAAGGTCGCCATGTGGATCCAGGTCTGGCACCACTTCGAGCACCTGCTCCTGCTGCTGCAGGCGCTCACCGGGGCGAACCTGATGGGCGCGGCGAAGCCGAGCAGCATCGTGCAGCTGCTGATCCCGCGGGTGGAGCTGCACCTGTTCTACAACACCATCGTCTTCATCCCGATGGTGATCGCGATGGTCTACCACCTGCGGCCCAGCGCCGAGGAGCGGGCGATGATGCGCTGCGCCTGCGCCCTGCGGCACACCGAACCGGCGGCGAAGGCCAAGGCCGGGGTGGCCTGACGATGCCCGGGGTGACGCAGGGTCCGCACGACCACGTGATCACCTTCGGCGTCACCACCGGCACGCTCTGGCTGCAGGTGCTGCTGGTCGCCGCCGCGCTCACGGTCGCCGCCTGCGCGCTGGTCCGCCCGTTCTTCACCGAACAGGAGCGGGCCACGCGCGAGGCGGTGGCGTGGGCGGCGGCGGTGGCCGGCGTGCTGACCCTGCTGCTCACCGAAGGTCTCGACCTGCCGAAGCAGTTCGCCGTGCTGTTCCTCGCCGGGCTGGGCGTGCCGCTGTTCCTGGCGCGCCACGCCGACCACGGCACGACGCCACTGCGGGTGCTGCACCACCTCACGCCGTGGGTGCTGCTCGCCGCGGCGACCGGCGCGAGCGTCGAGTTCGCTCGAGCCTGGCTCGGGGCGGGGCCGGACCGCGCTGGAGTGCTGCTCAACACCGGGCTCGTGATCGCGATGGTCGGGCTGTCCTGGTTCGCCGTCTGGCGCCCGGCGCCGGGCCGGGCCAGGGCGCTGGTCAACGGCGTGGGCTGGGCGCTGGCCAGCGTCGTGGTCGCGGGCACCGCGCACGTCGCCACCTTGACCGTGGCCGCCGGATAGCCGCCCGGTGGTCCTGACGAAGGGATCACCGATGACACCGACACCGGTCCGGCTCGCGCTGCGCCGCACGCTCAAGCAGGTCCGCCACGTGCGGCCGGTCCACCCGCGCGCGGCGACCGGACTGGTGCGGGCGGTGTACCGGCAGGTCGAGCGGGACTTCGGCATGCTGGCCCCGCCGACCGCCCTGCACTCACCGTCACCGGAGGTGCTCGCGGCGGCCTGGACGATCCTGCGCGAGTCGCTGATCGCCGGCGGCCGGGCGAGCCGGGCCGCGAAGGAAGCCGTGGCTTCGGCGGTCTCGGTGCGCAACGCCTGCCCGTACTGCGTCGAGGTGCACGGCGCCACAATGGCCGGCTTGGTGTCCACAGAGGACGCTGCCGCGATCATCGGTGACCACATCGGGTCGGTTTCCGATCCGGAGATCCGGGCGGTGGCCGCCTGGGCACGCGGGGACGACTCGGTGGAGCTGCCCGCCGGACAGGCGGCCGAGCTGCTGGCGGTGGCGTTCACCTTCGAATACCTCAACCGCATGGTGCACGTCTTCCTCGGTCCGTCACCGCTGCCGCCGGAGGTGCCGGAAAGCGCGGCGAAGTTCGTGCGCGGCATGCTCGGGAAATTCCTGCGGCCCGGCACGCCACCGACGCCGGGGGCGGCACTGGAATTGCTGCCGCCCGGTGGGAACGCGCCGGAATGGGCGGACGGAGTACTCGCTGACGCATTCGGGCGCGCGTCCCTGGCATTCGAAGCAGCCGGTGCACGTGCGCTTTCGCCCGCCGTTCGAGAACTGGTCGAGAATCGGCTGCGCGAGTGGACCGGTGAGCCGATGGGACTCAGCCGCGCCTGGGTGGAGCCGCTGGTGGAAGAGCTGCCCGAACCCGAGAAGGCGTCCGCCCGACTCGCCCTGCTCGTCGCGTTCTCGGCTTTCCAGGTCGACGAATCGATTGTGGACGCGATTGATCGAGACGACACCGCGATCGTGGAAATCACCTCCTGGGCTGCCTTTTCCGCGGCCCGCCGCGCGGTGGAACTGCGGCTGGTGAAGGCGGGAAAGGAGAAGACCCCCCGCTGACCCGGCCGCCATACTCGAAGGTGTCAGATCGCTCGCCCGGTCAAAGCGAGACCGCCACACCACTTTCGACGACGGTTCGGCTTGTGCGAAGGCGTCCTCCCGCGATCTGCGCCCCGGCGAACGCCGTGCACCCCGCGCGGGTGCACGGCGAACGTCATGTCCACATGCGACAGAGAGGACGGACGGGTGAAGGACTTCCAGCAGGTGATCGCCGATCTGACCGCCGAGGCTGCAGCGTTCGACGGGCTGGTGGCGGAGCTCGCCGAAGCCGACTGGGCCAAGGCCACCCCGGCCCCGGGCTGGAGCGTCAAGCACCAGGTCGGGCACCTCGCGTTCATCTTCAAGATCGCCGGACTGGCCGCCGCCGAGCCCGCCGTGTTCACCGCGATCACTTCGAAGATCGGGCCCAACGGCTTCGAAGCCGCGGTGAACGGCGCCCTCGAGGAGTACATCCACGACCCCGCCGAGTCGGTGCTCACCCGCTGGCGGGCCGAGCGCGACACCGGTATCAAGGCACTCGCCGCGGTCCCCGCCGACCAGGTGGTGCCGTGGCTGGTCAACCCGCTGCCGCCGGCCGTGCTGGCCTGCGCGGGCATGATGGAGCTGTTCGGCCACGGCCAGGACATCGCCGACGCGCTCGGCGTCACGCGTGAGAAGACCGACCGCGTCGCCAACCTCGTCGGCTTCGCCGTGCGCACCTGGAACTTCGGTTACCAGGCGCGGAACCTGCCTGAGCCCGACGTCCAGTTCCGCTTCGAGCTGACCTCACCCTCCGGCGACCAGTGGGCGTTCGGCCCGGCCGAGTCCGAAGAGCGGATCACCGGCGACGCGTGGGACTTCTGCCTCCTGGTCACCCGCCGCCGCCACCGCGACGACCTGGACCTGACCGCCACCGGTGCCGAGGCCGACCGCTGGCTGGACCTCGCCCAGGCCTACCGCGGCCCGGCGGGGGAGGGTCGCCGGCCCGGGCAGTTCTCATGAGTTCCGGCGCCGAGGAGATCGGCAGGCACTACGACGAGCGCTCGCCGATCGGCGACGAACTGCGCGACGGCCAGATCCACATGTGGTACTGGTTCGACCGCCACGACGACGCCACGCTGCCCGAGGCCGTGCACCGGATGAGCCGCAAGGTCACCGACACCCTGGGCCTGCGCCCCGGCGAGCACCTGCTCGACGCGGGCTGCGGGCCCGGGGAGACCGCGGTCTACCTGGCAGGCCAGTTCGGCATCCGGGTCACCGGGATCACGCTCAGCGCGTACGAGATCGCGCAGGGCGGCAAGCGGGCCGAAGCCGCCGGCGTGGCCGACCGCGCCCGGTTCGAGTACGGCGACTTCACCGCACTGTCCTATCCGGACAACTCGTTCGACGCGGTGCTGGCGCTGGAATCCCTGCAGAACGCGCCCGACCTGGGGACCGTGCTCGCCGAGTTCCACCGGGTCCTGCGCCCCGGCGGGCGCCTGACCTTCTCCGACTTCAGCCTGGAGTCCGATCGCGACCCGGCGCGGGTGGCCAAGTTCGTCGAGACGCTGAAACTGGGCGCGCTGCCGACCCTGCCCGAGTGGCTGGACCTCACGCGGGCCGCCGGGTTCGCGGTGGAGGAGTACACCCAGTGCGGGCCGCGGGCGTTCGGCATGAAGACGAAGTACCTGGAGACCGCGATGCGCAGCCGGGACGAGATCACCGCCAAGTTCGGCGAGTCGGCGGTCGGCGAGTTCTCCCGCAACCACCTGGGTTTCTTCGCGCCGCGCAAGGACCAGATCGGGTACGTGATCGTTTCCGCCCGCAAGCCGGGCTGAGCACCGAATTCCCTCGAAAGGACGCGCTGAAATGACTGACGCCGCAACGGACTCGACCATCGCCGAACTGGTGAAGGCGTTCGCCAGCGCCCGGCCCGAGCAACTCCAGGCCGAGTTCGAGAACCTGGCCGGTGCCGTGTGGCGCGAGGGCGTCCTGACCGAGCTGGCGTTGCCCGCCGCGCCGGTGCTGGTCGACGTGCTCGACCAGGTCACCGAAGACCACCAGGGCCGTCTCGTGGTGCTGCTCGGCCTGCTCGCCGAGGCCGAATACCCCGAGCTGGGCCCGGTCAACCACGCCGTGCGCGCGGGGCTGGACCAGTACCTGGCGCTGGTCGCGCGCGAGTCGAACACGCAGGCCTTCACCCTCGCGCTGCTCTACCTGCTCTCGCACTTCCCCGCCGACCGCGAGCGCATCCTCGGCGCGGTGGCGGGCATCGGCCTCGGGCCGGAGGAGCAGACGCGGCTGGAGCGCGCGCTCGCCTCGCTCGACCTGGCGAAGCCGGACCTCGGCCGGGTGTGGCCCGCGCCGTCGATCTGGGCGCTCAACGCCTCCGAGCAGGACTTCGACCAGAGCTGGATCAACGACCTGTCCACCGAGCAGATCACCACGAACTGGGAGAACGACACCAAGACGGTGTTCGGCTTCTCCGGCGCCAAGGCGTACTGGTCGGTGCTGAACGGTGACCCGGTGCAGGTGGCGCAGAACCCGCCGTCGCGCTCGGACTCGGACGAGGACATCGATTCGAGCACCTCGGGCCTGTTCGGCGCGCACGTCGAGGCGTTCCGCTGCGCGAACTGCTCGGGTGCGCTGGAGATCCGCGACGAGGTCGTCCGCTGCCCCGAGTGCGCCACCTCGTACCCGGTCGCCGGCGGCGTGCTCGACCTGACCGCGGGCATCGCCGAGACCATCAGCACCGGCAACGACGAGGACACCGCGGACCTGCTCCAGAAGCTGGCCGAGATGCCGACCATGGGGCTGTACTACGAGTCCGTGCTGCGCCCGGCCTACCTGCAGATCGCCGGGTCGAACTGGGGCGGCGCGGTCACCCCGTCCGACGAGGACGCCTACATCGCCACGCACATCGACCCGGTCGACGGCCCGGTGCTCGACCTGGCGGCCGGCGCGGGGCGCTGGACCACGGTGGTCTCCGACACCGTCGGGCCGGACCGCCTGCTCGCGCTCGACATGGGCCTGCCGATGCTCAGCGTGCTGCGCAGCCGCCTGCCCGAGGTGCCCGCGGTGCAGGGCAGCGCGCTCGACCTGCCGTTCGCCGACTCGAGCTTCGGCGCGGTGAACATGTGGAACGCGCTGCAGGCCTTCCCCGACGACGCGGAGACCGCGATCCTCGAGGTCGGCCGGGTGCTGCGCCCGGGTGGCACGTTCACCTGCATGACCTTCCTGTTCGGCCAGGACCCGATCTACCGGCACTTCCAGAAGTCGCACTTCTTCCCCAGCCGTCCGGCCGGGCACCTGCTCTTCGAGCTGGAGGACATCAAGGCGTGGCTGGACCGGGCCGGGATGCGGATCGTCGAGCTGTCCGGGCCGGAGACGTTCGTCTTCTTCACCGCCGAGCGGATCTGATGGCCGTCCGGTTGCCGGGGCAGCCCGGATACGACGCGGCGACGGCCGTCTTCAACCTGACGGCTCCGCCGACCCCGGCAGCGGCCGTCGTCGTGTCCACAGTGGACGAAATCCGCGAGGCGCTGGAGTACGCGCGGTCGTTCCGGTTGGGCGTGCGGGTGCACACGACCGGGCACGCTTCGCCGACGCAGCGGCCGATGTCTTCCGCGCTGTTGCTCAAGGTGCGTCCTTCGGGGCCGGTCGAGGTCGACGCTTCGCGGCGGGTGGCCCGGGTGCCCGCGGGGACGTTGTGGGGTGCGGTCGCTGAGGCCGCGGCGCCTTTTGGCTTGGCTGCTCCGCATGGCTCGTCCGGGACCGTTGGCGTGGTCGGCTATCTGCTGCGCGGGGGGATGAGCTACTACGGGCGTCAGCTCGGGGTGGCGACGAACCTGGTGCGCGCGGTGGAGTTGGTGACCGCGGATGGTTCGCTGGTACGGGCTTCGGCTGCGGAGAACCCGGAGTTGTTCTGGGCGATCCGTGGCGGGGGCGGCGGGTTCGGGGTGGTCACCTCGATCGAGGTGGAACTGTTCCCAGCGGCGAAGGTGATCACGGGTTCGGCTTTCTGGGCTGGTGAGCACGCGCCGGAGCTGCTGCGGGAGTGGCTGCGCTGGTCGGAAGACGCCCCTTGGGAGGCGACGACTTCGTTGCAGATCATGAACCTGCCTGACCTGCCGGAGATCCCCGAGGTGCTGCGTTCGGGCCCGGTGTTGAGTGTGGACGGTGCCGTACTGGCGGTGACCGAGGACGGCGTGCCGCTGGCACAGGCCCAGGCGGACGAACTGTTGGGGCGCCTGCGTTCGGTGGCCGAGCCGGTGATGGACAGCTGGGCGCTGACCAAGCCGTCGGCGGTGCTCGAGGCGCACATGGACCCGGAAGACCCGGTGCCGATCGCCGGGGATCACCTGCTGCTGACGGACCTGGACTCGGCTGGGGCCTCGGAGTTCCTGCGCGTGGTGGGGCCGGGATCGGGTTCGCCGTTCATCAGCGCGGGGATGCGGCAGCTGGGCGGGGCGTACTCGGTGGCGGATCCGGGTGGTGGGGCGCTTTCCTCGTTCGCTGGGCGCTTTGCGTATTCGGGGGCAGGGCTGGTGGTCGACGACTCGTCTTCGGCGGCGGTTGAGGAGCACTGTTCGGTGGTGCGGTCGGCGCTGGCTCCTTGGGATTCCGGGTGGACTGTGCCCAGTTTTGTGGAGAACTGGCGGCAGCCGCAGCGGCACCTTTCGGATTCTTCGGTGGGGCGGGTGGATGCGGTTCGGGCGCTGGTGGATCCGGACGGGGTTTTCGCGGGGGATGTTTCGCCTGGGGCTTCTGCGGGGGGTTTGGCTGGGGGTTCGGTGGGGGACACCCCGGTTTTTTAGTGTGACTACGGCGAGGCCCTCTTTGTCAAGGCTGGGAAGATGCCTTGACAAAGAGGGCCTCGCCGTGTTTTTGGCTTAGGGCCGGGGATGGGGAGGTGTGGGGTTTCTGGTGCTCGGGTTTTGTGCCCGGGTGTCGTTTGGTGGTTCGGTGTTGTGGGGGCGTTTGTCGCTGGCCGCCGGTTGCTGGGGGCCTGGCTCGGGTTCGGATGCTCGGGTTGCGCTCGGGGTTCTTTGATGGGGCTCGGGGATGGCCTCGGTGGTCGGCTTCCGTTGCCGGGTGCCGGGGGGTGCGGTGAATGTGGCTTTCACGGCGTAATCGGCCGTGAAAGCCACATTCACGGCATGTGCGCGGGGGTGTGGGGCGCGAATGTGGGGGTTGGGACATTCGTGACAGGGGGCGGCCGGGGGTGACACGAATGTGGCTTTGGGGGCCGAATCCGCTCCCAAAGCCACATTCGTGTCGCGGGGCCGGCTAGCCGAAGGTGACTGGGGTGTTGGCGCCGGCGCTGGCGTCCGCGTTGTAGACGCCGATGATGCAGGTGATGGTCCCGCAGTCGACGGGGGTGGTGGTGCCGCTGCCGAGGGTGCCGGTGAACGACTTCCGTACGGTGAGCGGGGCGGTCGCGGCGCCGGTGCCGTCGGTGGTGACGGGGGCGACTCCTGTTGCGTCGCAGGCGAAATCGCTGCCGATGACGCCGCACAGGCCGATGAAGTGTGCTTCGTTCGCGGCCAGGCCGGTCGCCGAGACGGTCACCGTCGCGCCGTCGGTGAGGGCCGAGGACGGGGTCACCGTGACGGTGGCCGCGGCCGAGGCGCCCGCCTGCGAGGCGAGGGTGAGACCGGCGGCCAGTGCGAAAGCGGCGGCGGTCTTGGCGATCAGGTTGGTCCCGTGCTGCACAGTCGAC from the Amycolatopsis magusensis genome contains:
- a CDS encoding cytochrome P450, which codes for MPPGPPRSATFRLLKHLAGDRLRLMSEAANTYGDAVRMAIGPKTLYFFNHPDPAKHVLADNAANYHKGIGLAQAKRALGDGLLTSEGQLWRKQRKIIQPAFQHKRIVAQAGIVAEEGAKLVDRLRANAGGGPIDITQEMTGLTLGVLGRTLLDADLGAFDAVGHSFEAVQDQAMFEMVTLSMVPMWVPLPKQLRFRAARRELQRVVDALVAHRDATGGATGDDVLSRLIVSTREEADPAVGEQRMRDELVTLLLAGHETTASTLSWSLHLLDRHPEVAERLRAEAIEVLGDRLPQHEDIRKLVYTNQVISEAMRLYPPVWILPRLALEDDEIAGYHVPAGADVVVCPYTMHRHPAFWDRPDEFDPDRFAPDATAGRPRYAYIPFGAGPRFCVGNSLGLMEAVFVLAMIARELTLTGVAGHQAIAEPMLSLRAKGGLPMTVRKAT
- a CDS encoding DUF5987 family protein, with the protein product MTLEAYADTIVPGEKRHPDDHAIAGVSEGPGSVEAGALELLETEATGITAGLDFLVPMLNGHAKAYAEEHHRELDPSLPEFVALSYDDRVQLILRLTKNGHPEKDGWVSLALFCNMAFDSAPHLSTAQALADGHPGLLAMGISTPDEDGLWRFPNYSYGRKLAELHPDTTPSGSPA
- a CDS encoding FAD-dependent oxidoreductase, whose protein sequence is MTSDKTEVLIVGSGFGGAIAAYHLAAGGAKVTVLERGPWLESKDFDHDFLLGSSYTRAFDFVVGDGMSVLGGNCVGGGSVVYFAAMPRAPKFVFERHGSIGRRMWPAEISRDTLEPWYDRVSESIPVTQQDWNDVTYSGGLWAAACHHSGRTANPTPVAIDNAKCTNCNWMMGGCRFDAKRSLLTNYLPAALAHGATIRPLHEVQKIERTPDGGYRVHYNIVDEVDYRVHSESGVIEAKIVILAAGAGATPVILQRSEESLGKMPHGVGRYFSGNGERLNTAILNEDKVREVLGLSREDGLAYEANQIGKGPTVACWDRLDENLPEYSRYSMEQLYFPPGLGTILAQVPGGDSPTWFGKEKKEILKRWKSWLTIFLMTEDDNEGVFGPPPPTGNAFRVSQQMLGRGALKYDPTPNTLSGWAQADAEVKEIMEKDGLAKIAPWTNDVVGAYTVHPLASCRIGDDAATSALHPNHELRDHPGIFVTDGSAVPGALTVNPAMTIAALAERAVPGIVKAAQNRGIDVKYGAPSPDGAINGRRGVTKLALSLAGD
- a CDS encoding DUF6239 family natural product biosynthesis protein, with amino-acid sequence MPGVTQGPHDHVITFGVTTGTLWLQVLLVAAALTVAACALVRPFFTEQERATREAVAWAAAVAGVLTLLLTEGLDLPKQFAVLFLAGLGVPLFLARHADHGTTPLRVLHHLTPWVLLAAATGASVEFARAWLGAGPDRAGVLLNTGLVIAMVGLSWFAVWRPAPGRARALVNGVGWALASVVVAGTAHVATLTVAAG
- a CDS encoding carboxymuconolactone decarboxylase family protein, whose translation is MTPTPVRLALRRTLKQVRHVRPVHPRAATGLVRAVYRQVERDFGMLAPPTALHSPSPEVLAAAWTILRESLIAGGRASRAAKEAVASAVSVRNACPYCVEVHGATMAGLVSTEDAAAIIGDHIGSVSDPEIRAVAAWARGDDSVELPAGQAAELLAVAFTFEYLNRMVHVFLGPSPLPPEVPESAAKFVRGMLGKFLRPGTPPTPGAALELLPPGGNAPEWADGVLADAFGRASLAFEAAGARALSPAVRELVENRLREWTGEPMGLSRAWVEPLVEELPEPEKASARLALLVAFSAFQVDESIVDAIDRDDTAIVEITSWAAFSAARRAVELRLVKAGKEKTPR
- a CDS encoding TIGR03084 family metal-binding protein gives rise to the protein MKDFQQVIADLTAEAAAFDGLVAELAEADWAKATPAPGWSVKHQVGHLAFIFKIAGLAAAEPAVFTAITSKIGPNGFEAAVNGALEEYIHDPAESVLTRWRAERDTGIKALAAVPADQVVPWLVNPLPPAVLACAGMMELFGHGQDIADALGVTREKTDRVANLVGFAVRTWNFGYQARNLPEPDVQFRFELTSPSGDQWAFGPAESEERITGDAWDFCLLVTRRRHRDDLDLTATGAEADRWLDLAQAYRGPAGEGRRPGQFS
- a CDS encoding class I SAM-dependent methyltransferase — translated: MSSGAEEIGRHYDERSPIGDELRDGQIHMWYWFDRHDDATLPEAVHRMSRKVTDTLGLRPGEHLLDAGCGPGETAVYLAGQFGIRVTGITLSAYEIAQGGKRAEAAGVADRARFEYGDFTALSYPDNSFDAVLALESLQNAPDLGTVLAEFHRVLRPGGRLTFSDFSLESDRDPARVAKFVETLKLGALPTLPEWLDLTRAAGFAVEEYTQCGPRAFGMKTKYLETAMRSRDEITAKFGESAVGEFSRNHLGFFAPRKDQIGYVIVSARKPG
- a CDS encoding class I SAM-dependent methyltransferase, with the translated sequence MTDAATDSTIAELVKAFASARPEQLQAEFENLAGAVWREGVLTELALPAAPVLVDVLDQVTEDHQGRLVVLLGLLAEAEYPELGPVNHAVRAGLDQYLALVARESNTQAFTLALLYLLSHFPADRERILGAVAGIGLGPEEQTRLERALASLDLAKPDLGRVWPAPSIWALNASEQDFDQSWINDLSTEQITTNWENDTKTVFGFSGAKAYWSVLNGDPVQVAQNPPSRSDSDEDIDSSTSGLFGAHVEAFRCANCSGALEIRDEVVRCPECATSYPVAGGVLDLTAGIAETISTGNDEDTADLLQKLAEMPTMGLYYESVLRPAYLQIAGSNWGGAVTPSDEDAYIATHIDPVDGPVLDLAAGAGRWTTVVSDTVGPDRLLALDMGLPMLSVLRSRLPEVPAVQGSALDLPFADSSFGAVNMWNALQAFPDDAETAILEVGRVLRPGGTFTCMTFLFGQDPIYRHFQKSHFFPSRPAGHLLFELEDIKAWLDRAGMRIVELSGPETFVFFTAERI
- a CDS encoding FAD-binding oxidoreductase — its product is MAVRLPGQPGYDAATAVFNLTAPPTPAAAVVVSTVDEIREALEYARSFRLGVRVHTTGHASPTQRPMSSALLLKVRPSGPVEVDASRRVARVPAGTLWGAVAEAAAPFGLAAPHGSSGTVGVVGYLLRGGMSYYGRQLGVATNLVRAVELVTADGSLVRASAAENPELFWAIRGGGGGFGVVTSIEVELFPAAKVITGSAFWAGEHAPELLREWLRWSEDAPWEATTSLQIMNLPDLPEIPEVLRSGPVLSVDGAVLAVTEDGVPLAQAQADELLGRLRSVAEPVMDSWALTKPSAVLEAHMDPEDPVPIAGDHLLLTDLDSAGASEFLRVVGPGSGSPFISAGMRQLGGAYSVADPGGGALSSFAGRFAYSGAGLVVDDSSSAAVEEHCSVVRSALAPWDSGWTVPSFVENWRQPQRHLSDSSVGRVDAVRALVDPDGVFAGDVSPGASAGGLAGGSVGDTPVF
- a CDS encoding enediyne antibiotic chromoprotein; its protein translation is MQHGTNLIAKTAAAFALAAGLTLASQAGASAAATVTVTPSSALTDGATVTVSATGLAANEAHFIGLCGVIGSDFACDATGVAPVTTDGTGAATAPLTVRKSFTGTLGSGTTTPVDCGTITCIIGVYNADASAGANTPVTFG